Within Vigna unguiculata cultivar IT97K-499-35 chromosome 2, ASM411807v1, whole genome shotgun sequence, the genomic segment tggatGCACAACTATGATACTCTCCTTTATGTCATCTAGCATTTCCTTGTTCAGAAAGGCCTACCTTTTGGAATAATTGACAACCGACTTCATAGTTGGATGTGGTAGGCGATTATTCATGGGAACTTAAGGAATTGTTTATATAGGATTTTGACAAGCCCCTCCTCAATGTAAAAACAAAGTCACCAATAGAGATGCTGGAACTAGTCAACTTATTCACAGAATTGCAAATATCTGTTGCAGGCAAAGATTTTATACAAAAGTGTCCCATTCTCGGAAGATGAGCATGAAAACATAAAGTTGACCATTCAGAGCAATGTTTATGCCTACCTTGGTATACTGCTGGAGGGACGGGAGCGTTTTGAAGATGAAAGTTTGGGTGATTCGAAAAAAAGACAGTCATCTGTACTTGACAGCACAGGTAGGAtgcattttctctctcccttATCCTCAGAAATATGTGCTTTTTATTGAGGTTTGACTTGTTATCCTGGCTATCTTTCTTGTAAAGCACCTATTGTGCCCCATTTAGTTGCCATGAGTTTGTTCTAAATGGCTTGCAGCATACTTGTGTTTGTTTGAGTGGAGTTATAGTTCATAATTATGTTTATATGTCCTTCTGCTTATTTATACTTAAAGGTCGAGTTACAATTATTGTTTTCTTCAGGAAGTAGTCCAAAACATGATGACAAGACTGTATATTCCATTGGCCCAAGATTGAAAGCGTTCTCTGACTGGTTACTGAAAACTATGGTATCTGGCAAACTTGATGCTATCTTTCCAGCTGCTACTCGTGAGTATGCTCCACTGATTGAGGAATTATGGAATGATGCTGCCATTAAGGCCACATATGAAAGAAGAAGCGAATTGGAAATGCTGCCTAGTGTTGCAAGTTATTTCTTAGAGCGGGTAAGATAATTCTTTAATCTATTATTTAGCATTTGTGCTGTTATCAAATTAATTGTGTAAAACCCTTTTATGTGTAACCCACTAACTGTTGTTAAAAATAGGTAGTTGAGTTCTTTAGGGAATGGccacttttcatttttataaggGATTTTATCTATAGTCAATTTCTTCTGCAAATACTGAGAAAACAATGGAGGGGTGAATAAAATTGTTGTACACGGGGTTTGATAAGTTTAAATGAATTAGTAGGTGTTTGACGGGTGGGTGAAGCGTGGTTGTAAAGAAGGATAATTTCTCAGGTAGAGGTAGCGACTATTGTACAACGGATATCAGACAGAAGCTTTAAACTTGCAGAGTAACAAATAAATTTCGGTCTAGCAAAGTCAGCAGTTTGTGAGAACAAGTTAAAACTGCTCCTCGCCTGTTAAGCTTTATTAGAATGCTAggtcaatattattttattgtttctcCATCTTGTGTCCTTATAGGTTTCCATTTCTATATTTCCTCTCCTAGAAAAAATGGTTGGGTTAGTATCTTGATTAGTTGTGCTGTTCATGGACACTATATATTGTCTCTGACTATGACAAGTTGTTCTGTTTCAGGCTGTTAAAATTTTAAGGACGGACTATGAACCCTCAGATTTAGATATCCTTTATGCAGAGGGAGTTACTTCATCTAATGGGGTGGCCTGTGCGGAGTTTTCATTTCCCCAATCGGATTCCGAGGAAACCGTTGACACTACTGATCGCCATGATTGTTTTGTTAGGTAGGTGAAAATATTTCTGGGCCAGTTATGTaccaaaattgtgttttagCTCTGATTAAATCCAATTGATCTTATAATTGTTTTCTCTTGGAAAATAGTGGCATCAGTGAAAATACCAAAATAAACAGGTAAATAATAGCATTAGTgaaaaataccaaaataaacaaaattcagGATAAGTGTGGTAGAATTGTAGTAAGGAGCCTATGGCTgtgatgaaatatttttttcactggTATTGATGTTTAAGAAACATGGTAGAGGGTTTTGCCATCTCTGGATATGAATATGAAGTGCTCTCACGTTTTAATTTTagtgtttctattttttatattttagatcaATCTGTATATCGTTGGACAGTAGTGCCCATACTACTGTAATGGCTACTGTAGAGATTTTATAGCCTGGTTTAGTCGTTAAAAGCAAACTCCGTTTCTTATGAGGAAGATGTGGTGCCATTTTGTATATTTGTTTCAAATGGGCGGAATATGATTTTTCTGTCATGCATATCTATTTATGCCAGAAATATCATATGATGTTGCTGATTTTCGTATTTGTGAATTTGAATCATAAGGATATTTATTATGTGTTCCTTACCATGTGTCTTTATCGGATGTTTCTGATTTGTACTTTTTTTCTGGTCAACAGGTATCAACTAATTAGAGTGCATGCAAGGGGCCTAGGAGAAAATTGCAAGTGGCTAGAGATGTTTGAGGATGTTGAAATGGTTATCTTCTGTGTTTCCTTGAGTGACTACGATCAGTTTTCTGTCGATGGGAATGGTTGTCCCTCTAACAAGATGATATTGAGCAGGAAGTTTTTTGAAACCATTGTCACTCATCCAACCTTTGAGCAAATGGACTTCTTGTTGatattaaacaaatttgatttGTTTGAGGAGAAAATTGAACAAGTTCCTTTGACCAAGTGTGAATGGTTCTCTGATTTCCATCCAATAATCAGTCGCAACCGTCCCAACAGCAATAGCAACAGCATTAATAGTAATCCCTCCCTTGGTCAGCTGGCTTCCCATTACATAGCGGTTAAGTTTAAAAGGCTTTACTCATCTCTTACCGGAAGAAAGTTGTATGTGTCCCTGGTGAAGGGGTTGGAGCCTGGTAGTGTGGATGGGGCACTTAAATACGCCAAGGAGATTTTGAAATGGAACGACGAGAGACCAAACTTTAGCTTGAGTGAATATTCAATGTATAGCACGGAGGCGAGTTCATTCTCTCATTGATTGCTGATTCAGGCAAGCGTTGTTAGTCATACTAGTGTATGGCTCGACATCGGTTCGTGTACATATTACTAACTAGGAGTAAAATGGATCGTTCCTCGTACTAGCTATCTCCACTTGTAAGATTCAGTAGATGTTAAACATGTAGGTAAGGTTTCCAGCAATTAGAGAGTATGCTGGTGAGTCAGTCAGCACATACCACAGATCAATGTGTAAtgttcaaattcattttttatttttcatatggtTAGGTAACATCTTCATGATAGAATTTTTATATCACACTTTGTCAGTCTGTCAACTTCTGTTTTAGTTGCAAACCTGCTTTTGTGTGCAGTTCATGTACTAAGGCGATATTTCATTCAAGCCTAAGATTTTAACTAGGCTTTATGGCGTTATCCTGATTGTGAATGGCATAaagatgacataatatttgtgaaGGCTTTGCATTACTttcgtttattttattttttttctaaaagttcaGAATTATCAGAGTACTACAAATTACACCAGCTTTTATAACACAGTGCAACTTTGTTAAACATGCTACTGTTATTACAAGATAGATAGCCCGAATTTCAGAACCTAGAGGCTTCGTGTACAACTAGTATACTATAATCTAGTTCTCATAAAGTTTGGTGTCTAGACGCGGGGTTAGGAGAACTTCTAGCGGTGTTGCTTTTAAATTTGTGAGTCCAAAGCTCTCTGTCATGTCAACAACTTGATTTGAAGGAGAAGCAACCTTGAAAGAGTGTAAGAGTCTAGACAAGGTCAAGTGCACCACACGCAGAGCTAGTGAGGTACCTGGGCATGCTCGCCTTCCAGAGCTAAAAGGGACGAGCTCATAGTTTTGACCCTTTACATCAACATCTTTGTGGCTTGTCAAGAACCTTTCAGGCTTGAAATCATGCGGGTCACTCCAAACACGACCATCCCGATGGATCTTCCAAGCATTCACCATTAATTGTGTGCCCGCAGGAATGTGGTAGCCGCATGAAAAGGTGCAGTCTTCCATGGCTGCTCGAAGGGTGATAATGGGACTGGGTGGATATAGGCGCAGAGTTTCCTTCACAACGGCTTGGAGGTACACTAGCTTCTTTATGTCAGATTCTTCGACTTTCCTTTCCTTCCCTATAAGAGTGTCCAGTTCATGTTGGGTTCGTTCAAGTTCTGCTGGATGGTTAAGCAGCAGAGACAGCACCCATGTTAGCGTGACCATGGTGGGGTCAGTTCCTGCTAAAATCAAATTCTGCAAAAGATTTACAACCCCATGGTTGTAATCCAAAGTAGGATGTCAAACAAAAAGGTGATGTGCACCAAAAGCTGAGATTTTCTTCGTGTGAGCAGAAGAAGGGTGTTATACTGATTCGGATTCTAAGACATAACGTAAAATTTGGAGAAGTGGAATTTGGTTACGTGCGTCAATAGCTTATGACATTTGCAAGACAGAAGGGTGTTTAAGGAAGAGAGTTTTTCTTCTAAGGAAGTGGACCCTACTGGACTTGCAAAACTAGTAGCTTTTGGCATGTTGTTTTGTCCCTTGTGAAAAGACTTGAATAGACGAGCCGAAATATCAATAGTCTTTGTTTGAAGCAAGGTTgcacaataaattaaaaagtggGGAAATTTTGACACAGGTCACGGTGATAGTGGTAATGGTTTTCGTCAACACAAAAATTGTACTCTTCTAGCATTTAAAGAATCACTGTTCAAACAATATTATATGTCAATCTTTTCCAAATTTATGTCTTGTACTCTTGTGTTTCTGTAGGAATAAACCCTTTTCAATTTATTACTTGGTAAGACAGACATAAGACTGCAGTGGTTTGAATATTGATCCATAAAAGTGGTTCGCCAGATATGGTATAATTTCTCTGATAAGCTTGTCCTAAATTATAAGGTTTATAGCAGTAAGTCCTAAATTTGTTATGAACTCCAATTTTATGTTCATCGGATAACATGCAGGAATTATAGTTGCAAGAAGCAACCGTGAAAACAAGATAGGTAAACATTTACGTACCAGGCAAGTGGCCTTGATGATGGTATCTGAATCATAACCAGAAATCTCTGTACCCTGCAGAACATTCAGCAAGACATCCATGAAATCATCGCGTTCTTCCTTTCCATTCACACTCAAAGCTCTTTTCCTCTTGTGTTCCTCTAGCCAACCTTCAACCAGAGTGTCCAATTCACTGGCAGTTCTCTTCATATCCTTTTCATATCCATTGATATCTAGCCACCCCAGAAACGGAAATGCATCAGACAACACAAACGCCCCAAACAAACATACCCAGTCCCTCATAACTCTCCTATACCTTCTTGCTTCACCATCTGCACAACCATCACCAACCCCACAATACGGCTTCCCTCCCACCATCCTGATAGCAATATTATGTGTCAAATCTCCAAACCACTGCTTCATATCAACCAAAACTCCTCCCTCCGGACACCCTTCTTTCGACCATAACTTGTACAGCCCCCTTACTGCAGCATCTAACTCAAACGTTCTTGTGTTTCTGAGGGGCTCAAGCCGGTTGTTAGAGAGAAGCTCAATGGTTGCTAGCTTCCGTACTTGACGCCAGTAAGGACCATAAGGAGTGAAACCAAACATGGCATAGTTATAGCCCATTAGCTTCGAGGCTGCAACACAGGGCCTGGTGGAGAATGCTTTGTCATGGACAGTAAAACACTCCTTCGCCATCTCCCAGCTACTCAACACCAGAACTTTGTATGAACCAAGTTTTATTGTGAAAATTGGTCCATGTTTCTCAGCCATGACCCCCAGTGTTTTGTGCGTAAGTTGATGACTCCCGAAGAGGTGCAAATGGCCAATAATTGGCCATGCACCTGCTGCTTGAGGTGCACTACAGATCTTTGTATTGCCACCAAGTGTTTTCTTAAATTGATAAAACAAAGAGCACACTAACACGGCAATAATGCCTGAAACAAGTGTTTTAAGCAGAAAAGCATCCATGATCCTGACGCTCTTGAATACCAAATTAAGGTAAAGAATTTATAAACAACATGTATGTCGGTTATGTAGTTGCTTAGCCTAGCCTTGCATCTACCATCTATATATAATGTAGAGTGTCACTTCATGTTGcctcttcttttctattttttcaccGTTAGCAGTGGGGTTAAGTGCTCAACTAATCATATAAAAACAccttatcatatatatatatcaaacacTTTAATCACTGATATTATTCCTTCTTATTTCTCTTTGTATATTACTATCATATTACTTTTTACACACACGTGTATGTGTATAAACTTGCTTGTTAAACATAAAagatgaaggaaaaaaaaaatgaatagaaacAAGTTTATATACTTTTGGTTATTAAAGAGACTCGTCTCTCATCCAATGCGATAATTAATCTTCTTGAGAGTTTCAATAGGACGGCATAGAAAGAAGTATACTCAACAACATCCACACTTTTATTTGGTAGCATTAGGTAtgctaaatttttttcttttcattgaaaagaaaaaccttGACAACTACTTAACAATGgtattatacaaataaataattacttattaatcccataataataatataaatttatgattaattatttgaataagattgttatttaattattttgtatatattatttctcataataaaagtattttatacgagttttacatcttatattttatttataatatttattttgttatatctgaatattttttcttataaattctcTTTCTTgccaaaataatatgaaattcattctaattttaattttttctattatctttCCTTCGCTTGATTTTCtctcattataaaaaaatgtgtcgttaacaatcaattttaatgacCAAAAGTTGGTAGTCAcacaaatttatatatcaatttgcaaaataaaaaaaaaattgattactaaaatagtcactattataaataaaaagttataattggtcttagtttctaaaatttagctactAAAGTTTTAGTTACTAtaaaaaattagtcattaaacATTAGCTACTAAGGTTTTTGCTACCaaagaaattgatttctaaattaatctctaattgACTACAAATTTAAtgcctaattataattttgtatttataatagtgactattttagtaaactaatattttttatttattttatagattaatatctaaattggtaGTATAATAACTAACCACTTTTAATCACCACAATGATTATTAATGAGACATT encodes:
- the LOC114174136 gene encoding cytochrome P450 CYP82D47-like, whose translation is MDAFLLKTLVSGIIAVLVCSLFYQFKKTLGGNTKICSAPQAAGAWPIIGHLHLFGSHQLTHKTLGVMAEKHGPIFTIKLGSYKVLVLSSWEMAKECFTVHDKAFSTRPCVAASKLMGYNYAMFGFTPYGPYWRQVRKLATIELLSNNRLEPLRNTRTFELDAAVRGLYKLWSKEGCPEGGVLVDMKQWFGDLTHNIAIRMVGGKPYCGVGDGCADGEARRYRRVMRDWVCLFGAFVLSDAFPFLGWLDINGYEKDMKRTASELDTLVEGWLEEHKRKRALSVNGKEERDDFMDVLLNVLQGTEISGYDSDTIIKATCLNLILAGTDPTMVTLTWVLSLLLNHPAELERTQHELDTLIGKERKVEESDIKKLVYLQAVVKETLRLYPPSPIITLRAAMEDCTFSCGYHIPAGTQLMVNAWKIHRDGRVWSDPHDFKPERFLTSHKDVDVKGQNYELVPFSSGRRACPGTSLALRVVHLTLSRLLHSFKVASPSNQVVDMTESFGLTNLKATPLEVLLTPRLDTKLYEN